In Flavobacterium sp. 83, the genomic window AAAAAATGAATTTAGTTTAAAAGTTTTGTTTTATATCTGTTATTTCGTAAAAATTAGGGCTATTAAATATTGATTTGATATTTTTTAATGGTTAAAAAAACGAAATATGGAATGAGATGTGAAGTTAAAAACAAAATAGTTTCCTTAAAATTTCTAATATTGAAATTGTTTTATATATTTGATTTTTTATAAAATTTACGTTATTTTCGGATTAAACCGTAAAATTTACGACAGATTAATTTTTAATGATAAAATTTACAATATGGCATTAAGTGGTTTATTCAGAAAGAAAACAGTACAAGACATTCTAAAACAGGTCGAAAAGAATAATGCGGATGGGCATAATGCACTTGGAAAGCATTTAACCGCTCGTGATTTAACCGCCTTTGGAATTGCAGCAATCGTAGGAGCCGGTATTTTTAGTACTATAGGAAAAGCAAGTGCTGATGGAGGTCCTGCAGTTATCTTTCTTTTCTTGTTTACTGCCATAGCCTGTAGTTTTGCGGCCTTTGCTTATGCTGAATTTGCTTCGATGGTCCCTGTTTCCGGAAGTGCTTATACTTATTCTTATGTAGCTTTTGGAGAAATAATCGCTTGGATTATTGGTTGGGCATTAATAATGGAATATGCAGTAGGGAATATAACCGTTGCCATATCGTGGAGTGATTATTTTACCGGATTGCTCGATAGTATGGGGGTTCATCTTCCACAATATGCCCAAATGGATTATTTATCGGCTTCCAATGGTTTTAAAGATGCAACAGCTTTAATGCAAAGTGGGAAAACATTTGAAAATCTAAGTTTAGCAACACAAGCGGCATATACAGCATGGACTACTTCACCTGTTATTGGTTCCTTTCACCTTGTGGCTGATTTACCAGCTTTATTAATTATTGTTTTAATTACGGCTTTGGTTTACCGCGGTATGAAAGAGTCTCGTAATGCAAGTAATATAATGGTAGTTGTTAAATTATGCATTGTACTTTTAGTAATAGCAGTAGGGATTTTTTATGTAGATGTTGATAATTGGCATCCGTTTGCGCCTAATGGAGTTTCAGGCGTTTTAAAAGGAGTTTCGGCCGTATTCTTTGCTTATATCGGGTTTGATGCAATTTCTACAACTGCTGAAGAATGTAAAGATCCGCAACGCGATTTACCAAAAGGAATGATGTGGGCCATTATTATTTGTACCCTTTTATATATTGCAATCGCATTAGTATTAACTGGTATGGTAAGCTACAATGAATTGAATGTAGGAGATCCATTAGCATTTGTATTTGATAAACTGCATTTAAAATGGATGTCGGGAATAATTGCTGTAAGTGCTGTAATTGCCATGGCAAGTGTTTTATTGGTCTTTCAAATGGGACAACCTCGTATCTGGATGAGTATGAGTCGTGATGGATTATTGCCGAAGCGTTTTTCTAAAGTACATCCAAAATTCAAAACACCTTCTTACGCTACAATTGTTACTGGTTTTGTAGTGGCAATACCTGCTTTGTTTTTGAATTTAACCATGGTTACAGATTTATGTAGTATTGGGACTTTGTTT contains:
- a CDS encoding amino acid permease; this encodes MALSGLFRKKTVQDILKQVEKNNADGHNALGKHLTARDLTAFGIAAIVGAGIFSTIGKASADGGPAVIFLFLFTAIACSFAAFAYAEFASMVPVSGSAYTYSYVAFGEIIAWIIGWALIMEYAVGNITVAISWSDYFTGLLDSMGVHLPQYAQMDYLSASNGFKDATALMQSGKTFENLSLATQAAYTAWTTSPVIGSFHLVADLPALLIIVLITALVYRGMKESRNASNIMVVVKLCIVLLVIAVGIFYVDVDNWHPFAPNGVSGVLKGVSAVFFAYIGFDAISTTAEECKDPQRDLPKGMMWAIIICTLLYIAIALVLTGMVSYNELNVGDPLAFVFDKLHLKWMSGIIAVSAVIAMASVLLVFQMGQPRIWMSMSRDGLLPKRFSKVHPKFKTPSYATIVTGFVVAIPALFLNLTMVTDLCSIGTLFAFVLVCAGVLALQNRTDIPRGKFKTPYVNSKFIMPVLMIMGLVFAFGYNKKNTMDFITNETQINSSAAIITSLNKEETQKVYDYLVSVDAKNATTGTPDLEFLLSQYQQDDAKYASVIASLPVSDSVKYESGLGLFKHKIPMWIFLIVLVGLSVWSFKENLSLIPLLGLICCLYMMAELSVWNWIYFTIWLLIGLVIYFSFSRNNSKLNLKEV